One Desulfobacterales bacterium DNA window includes the following coding sequences:
- a CDS encoding response regulator — MLKKQNSLRILFAEDHPAIQGLIGSLIKGWGFHTDIASNGLEAVRYAEKTAMICA; from the coding sequence ATGTTAAAAAAACAGAATTCTTTGCGAATCCTCTTTGCTGAAGATCATCCTGCTATTCAAGGCTTAATTGGATCACTAATCAAAGGATGGGGTTTTCATACTGATATTGCATCCAATGGTCTTGAAGCAGTCCGCTATGCAGAAAAAACCGCTATGATTTGTGCCTAA